A genomic window from Rhizobium sp. 007 includes:
- a CDS encoding fumarylacetoacetate hydrolase family protein — translation MSATSPDTVIPLPQPVLLPIEASSDVFPVRRVYCVGRNYADHAIEMGHDPSREPPFFFQKNADNLLPPGKPFPYPSLSNDVHYEAECVIALKSGGGNLPLGNALDCIYGYAVGIDFTRRDLQAEAKKLGRPWEVAKAFEYSAPVSAIVPASRLGHPDAGRIWLDHNGKRVQDGDLKQMIWKMPEIIAELSKLFVLAPGDVIMTGTPAGVGAVKKGDRVECGIDGIATLSVTVA, via the coding sequence ATGTCCGCAACAAGCCCCGACACCGTCATCCCACTTCCGCAGCCGGTTCTGCTTCCCATCGAAGCCAGCAGCGACGTCTTTCCGGTGCGCCGCGTCTATTGCGTTGGGCGCAACTATGCGGACCACGCGATCGAGATGGGGCACGACCCGAGCCGCGAGCCGCCCTTCTTCTTCCAGAAGAACGCCGACAACCTGCTGCCTCCCGGCAAGCCGTTTCCCTATCCGTCTCTTTCGAATGACGTGCATTACGAGGCAGAATGCGTGATTGCGCTGAAATCCGGCGGCGGGAACCTTCCCCTCGGCAACGCGCTTGACTGCATCTATGGCTACGCCGTCGGTATCGATTTCACCCGCCGCGATCTGCAGGCCGAGGCAAAGAAGCTCGGCCGTCCATGGGAAGTTGCGAAAGCGTTCGAATATTCGGCGCCCGTTTCGGCAATCGTGCCCGCAAGCCGCCTCGGCCATCCGGACGCGGGCCGCATCTGGCTCGACCACAACGGCAAGCGCGTTCAAGACGGCGATCTGAAGCAGATGATCTGGAAGATGCCGGAAATCATCGCTGAGCTCTCCAAGCTCTTCGTCCTGGCGCCGGGTGATGTCATCATGACCGGCACGCCGGCCGGTGTCGGCGCCGTCAAGAAAGGCGATCGCGTCGAATGCGGCATCGACGGTATCGCGACGCTTTCCGTAACCGTCGCCTGA
- a CDS encoding CHASE2 domain-containing protein has product MTGEVGPGHRVHQPGWPFSSRPVRLGVLVLITLIAISLLSRLPAWSLLELRSFDYLSTVDDPLPPADAPVIVAIDEPSLAEMNEQWPWPRSLHARLIRQLRAAGAKAIGLDIIMAEQSSREDDAAITAAVGPDIVLAGDETLIQTPQADQLIRATPMPQLTEAGARTGIASIDLGGDGVFRNIPSYQDGFAITLAQAAGKAPGRLPANALIQSFGPSRSYPTVSYYQALDPENFLPKDFFKDRVVFVGLSLQNAPEIDKGGADAFATPYTVHTGRLVAGVEIQATIYDNIVHRYSIELARLPVVAFAILIAAILAAATVWKSTGWRTFAATVVFIGVAAALSYAGIRFGNLFVSPLGPVVAYVSVAFGQAAFDFAEERRKKKQVTLAFSQYISPDLVKRLSEDPSQLKLGGERRTLSVLFSDVRGFTTIAETLKDDPEQLTGLINRLLTPLSDVVMDHGGTIDKFMGDCIMAFWNAPLDDADHALHAVAASLAMQEAIASLNRQLEKEARINGTPLHALKMGVGINTGECVVGNMGSNRRFDYSCLGDAVNLASRLEGASKNYGVALLLGEQTAKLVAGTYTVAELDRVLVKGKTLPTPVFTVLHHADAAALAAHQAFVEMKYAGKLSPDDPVFQTLPQVIPELAAYYAIVRSDVSGTEG; this is encoded by the coding sequence ATGACTGGGGAGGTCGGACCCGGGCATAGAGTACACCAACCCGGCTGGCCGTTCAGCAGCCGGCCGGTACGGTTGGGGGTGCTAGTGCTGATCACGCTCATCGCCATCTCGCTGCTGTCGCGCCTCCCCGCCTGGTCGCTGCTGGAACTGCGGAGCTTCGATTATCTCTCCACGGTCGACGACCCGCTACCGCCTGCGGATGCGCCGGTGATCGTGGCGATCGACGAGCCGTCACTGGCGGAGATGAATGAGCAATGGCCCTGGCCGCGCAGCCTGCATGCCCGGCTGATCCGGCAGCTGCGCGCGGCGGGCGCCAAGGCGATCGGCCTCGATATCATCATGGCCGAACAGTCTTCGCGAGAGGACGATGCGGCAATAACGGCGGCCGTCGGGCCGGACATTGTGCTTGCCGGCGACGAGACGCTGATCCAGACGCCGCAGGCCGACCAGTTGATCCGCGCCACGCCGATGCCGCAACTGACAGAAGCCGGCGCGAGAACCGGCATTGCCTCGATCGATCTCGGCGGCGACGGCGTCTTCCGCAACATCCCGTCCTATCAGGACGGCTTTGCCATAACCCTTGCTCAGGCAGCCGGAAAAGCACCGGGCCGCCTGCCCGCCAACGCGCTGATTCAGTCCTTCGGACCATCACGCAGTTATCCGACGGTTTCCTATTATCAGGCGCTGGACCCAGAGAACTTTCTGCCGAAGGATTTCTTCAAGGACCGCGTGGTGTTCGTCGGGCTCAGCCTGCAGAATGCGCCGGAAATCGACAAAGGCGGTGCCGATGCGTTTGCGACGCCTTACACGGTCCATACGGGCAGACTGGTCGCCGGCGTAGAAATCCAGGCGACGATCTACGACAATATCGTGCACCGCTATTCGATCGAGCTGGCGCGCCTTCCAGTGGTTGCCTTCGCCATCCTGATTGCCGCCATTCTCGCTGCTGCGACCGTCTGGAAATCCACGGGCTGGCGGACATTCGCCGCCACGGTTGTCTTCATCGGCGTGGCGGCGGCGCTGAGCTATGCCGGCATCCGCTTCGGCAATCTGTTCGTCTCGCCGCTGGGGCCGGTCGTGGCTTATGTGTCCGTCGCCTTCGGACAGGCGGCATTCGATTTTGCCGAAGAGCGGCGCAAGAAGAAGCAGGTCACCCTCGCCTTCTCACAATATATATCGCCCGATCTTGTCAAACGGCTTTCCGAGGATCCATCACAGCTGAAGCTCGGCGGCGAGCGGCGGACGCTCTCGGTCCTGTTTTCGGACGTGCGGGGCTTCACGACGATTGCCGAAACGCTGAAGGACGATCCGGAGCAGCTCACCGGCCTCATCAACCGCCTGCTGACGCCTCTTTCCGATGTCGTGATGGATCACGGCGGGACGATCGACAAATTTATGGGCGACTGCATCATGGCGTTCTGGAACGCGCCGCTCGACGATGCGGATCATGCGCTACATGCTGTTGCCGCCTCGCTCGCGATGCAGGAAGCGATCGCGAGCCTGAACAGGCAGCTCGAGAAAGAGGCCAGGATAAACGGAACGCCGCTGCATGCGCTGAAAATGGGCGTCGGCATCAATACCGGCGAGTGCGTTGTGGGCAACATGGGCTCGAACAGGCGTTTCGACTATTCCTGTCTCGGGGACGCGGTCAATCTCGCCTCGCGCCTGGAGGGAGCCTCGAAGAATTATGGCGTCGCTCTGCTTCTCGGCGAGCAGACTGCGAAGCTTGTGGCGGGCACCTATACGGTCGCCGAGCTCGACCGTGTCCTCGTCAAAGGCAAGACGCTCCCCACCCCGGTTTTCACGGTGCTGCATCACGCGGATGCCGCGGCGCTGGCGGCGCACCAGGCCTTCGTGGAAATGAAATATGCCGGCAAGCTTTCGCCGGACGATCCCGTATTCCAGACGCTGCCGCAGGTGATCCCCGAACTTGCGGCCTATTATGCGATCGTTCGCAGCGATGTCTCGGGCACGGAAGGATAA
- a CDS encoding GTP-binding protein, which yields MDKRLPVTVLSGFLGTGKTTLLNHVLGNREGLRVAVIVNDMSEVNIDAALVRGGGANLSRTEEQLVEMTNGCICCTLRDDLLKEVRQIADQGRFDYLLIESTGIAEPLPVATTFEFRDEDAASLSDVARLDTLVTVVDAANLLADYASYDFLADRGETAGDGDNRTIVDLLVEQIEFADVVVLNKVETATPEQRDAARKIIAGLNPDAKLIETDFGRVALKDVLGTGRFDIDKAETHPLWYKELHGFKDHVPEKYGITSFVYRERQPFDPVKLQAFLDRTWPGVIRAKGFFWLATRPHYVGEISQAGAIVRTSKMGLWWSAVPKEQWPREPGFRKAIAAYLDPVWGDRRQEIVFIGADPMNEDWIRSELDACQIKSERFTPEKWRNLPDPFAS from the coding sequence ATGGATAAGAGACTTCCCGTCACCGTGTTGTCCGGCTTCCTCGGGACAGGAAAGACGACGCTGCTCAACCATGTGCTCGGCAACCGCGAAGGCCTGCGCGTTGCGGTAATTGTCAACGACATGAGCGAGGTGAATATCGATGCGGCGCTTGTGAGGGGCGGCGGAGCGAACCTTTCGCGCACGGAAGAGCAGTTGGTCGAAATGACCAACGGCTGCATTTGCTGCACCCTGCGCGACGATCTCCTAAAGGAGGTCAGGCAGATCGCCGACCAGGGCCGGTTCGATTACCTGCTGATCGAATCGACCGGAATTGCCGAGCCCCTTCCCGTCGCGACCACCTTCGAATTCCGCGACGAGGACGCCGCTAGCCTTTCTGACGTCGCCCGGCTCGACACCCTGGTGACGGTGGTCGACGCCGCCAATCTGCTGGCCGACTACGCGTCCTACGATTTCCTCGCCGATCGAGGCGAGACGGCCGGCGATGGCGACAACCGCACGATCGTCGATCTCCTCGTCGAGCAGATCGAATTTGCCGATGTCGTCGTGCTTAACAAGGTCGAAACGGCAACGCCCGAACAGCGCGACGCGGCGCGCAAGATCATCGCCGGGCTCAATCCGGATGCGAAGCTCATAGAAACGGATTTCGGCCGCGTTGCGTTGAAGGATGTGCTGGGAACCGGCCGCTTCGACATCGACAAGGCCGAGACCCACCCGCTCTGGTACAAGGAATTGCACGGCTTCAAGGACCATGTGCCGGAGAAATACGGCATCACCTCCTTCGTCTATCGCGAAAGGCAGCCCTTCGACCCGGTGAAATTGCAGGCCTTCCTCGACCGGACCTGGCCGGGCGTCATCCGCGCAAAAGGTTTCTTCTGGCTGGCGACGCGGCCGCACTATGTCGGAGAGATCAGCCAGGCGGGTGCGATCGTCAGGACAAGCAAAATGGGTCTCTGGTGGTCGGCCGTGCCGAAAGAGCAATGGCCGCGCGAACCGGGCTTCCGAAAGGCGATCGCCGCTTATCTCGATCCCGTCTGGGGCGACCGCCGGCAGGAGATCGTCTTCATCGGCGCCGATCCGATGAACGAGGACTGGATCCGAAGCGAACTCGACGCCTGTCAGATAAAATCGGAACGCTTCACGCCCGAGAAATGGCGGAATCTCCCCGACCCCTTCGCAAGCTGA
- a CDS encoding zinc ABC transporter substrate-binding protein, whose product MKLAMGLSLAIPAILLAGASEAADAPAVVTSIKPIHSLVSAIMQGVGTPELIVDGAASPHTYNLKPSDASALQSAKVIFWVGPGLEAFLEKPLESLGSGASIAELEDAPGLVKLKFREGGAFEPHDDGDEVEAGHEHEEAGHDHDAHAEGDHDHGEFDTHLWLDPMNAKAMAAEITTTLVAADPANALTYQANAKALDEKIDALDKEITGIVTSVKDKPFIVFHDAYQYFEHRYAVRVAGSITVSPENMPGAERVSEIHKKVADLGATCVFAEPQFEPRLVNVVIEGTDAKAGVLDPEAATLEAGPDLYFTLMRGIANSMKDCLSRES is encoded by the coding sequence ATGAAACTGGCTATGGGTCTTTCCCTCGCGATCCCGGCGATCCTGCTGGCCGGGGCCTCCGAGGCGGCGGATGCGCCGGCAGTCGTTACTTCGATCAAGCCGATCCATTCGCTGGTTTCGGCGATCATGCAGGGCGTCGGCACGCCGGAACTGATCGTCGATGGCGCCGCCTCCCCGCATACCTACAACCTCAAGCCGTCGGATGCGAGCGCACTGCAGAGCGCCAAGGTGATCTTCTGGGTAGGTCCTGGCCTCGAAGCATTCCTCGAAAAGCCGCTGGAATCGCTAGGCTCCGGCGCCAGCATTGCCGAGCTTGAGGATGCGCCGGGCCTTGTGAAGCTGAAGTTTCGCGAAGGCGGTGCCTTCGAACCGCACGATGACGGCGACGAGGTGGAAGCCGGGCATGAGCACGAAGAGGCCGGGCACGATCATGACGCGCATGCAGAAGGCGATCACGATCACGGCGAGTTCGACACGCATCTCTGGCTCGACCCGATGAATGCCAAGGCCATGGCTGCGGAAATCACCACGACGCTGGTGGCCGCCGATCCCGCCAACGCGCTGACCTACCAGGCCAATGCCAAGGCGCTCGACGAAAAGATCGATGCGCTGGACAAGGAAATCACCGGCATCGTCACCTCGGTAAAGGACAAGCCTTTCATTGTCTTCCATGACGCCTACCAGTATTTCGAGCACCGCTATGCCGTCCGCGTCGCTGGCTCCATCACGGTGAGCCCGGAAAACATGCCCGGCGCCGAGCGCGTTTCGGAGATCCACAAGAAGGTCGCCGACCTCGGCGCCACCTGCGTCTTCGCCGAACCGCAGTTCGAGCCGCGCCTAGTCAATGTCGTCATCGAAGGCACCGATGCGAAGGCCGGCGTACTCGACCCGGAGGCGGCAACGCTGGAGGCCGGTCCCGATCTCTATTTCACACTGATGCGCGGCATCGCCAACAGCATGAAGGATTGCCTTTCGCGCGAAAGCTGA
- a CDS encoding metal ABC transporter ATP-binding protein, whose protein sequence is MLSPANPASKPLVSLHNVGVRRDGRWLVRGVEFSISRGEIVTLIGPNGSGKSTSAKAAIGVLKPDEGRVERASGLKVGYVPQKLAIDWTLPLTVRRLMTLTGPLPEHEMMAALEAAGMAHMLNAEVQHLSGGEFQRALMARAIARKPDLLVLDEPVQGVDFSGEIALYDLIKQIRNSTGCGILLISHDLHVVMAETDTVICLNGHVCCRGTPETVSQSPEYVRLFGSRAAKTLAVYSHHHDHTHLPDGRVLHSDGSVTDHCHPDDGHHHDHDHSDHDHHHHAGDRHA, encoded by the coding sequence ATGTTATCTCCCGCAAACCCTGCCTCGAAGCCGCTGGTTTCCCTCCACAATGTGGGTGTCCGGCGGGATGGCCGCTGGCTCGTCCGGGGCGTGGAGTTTTCGATTTCACGCGGCGAGATCGTGACCCTGATCGGTCCGAACGGCTCCGGAAAATCGACAAGCGCCAAGGCGGCGATCGGCGTTTTGAAGCCCGATGAGGGCAGGGTGGAGCGGGCAAGCGGCCTCAAGGTCGGCTACGTGCCGCAGAAGCTTGCGATCGACTGGACGCTGCCGCTCACCGTCCGGCGCCTCATGACGCTGACCGGCCCGCTTCCCGAACACGAGATGATGGCCGCGCTCGAGGCCGCCGGCATGGCTCATATGCTGAATGCCGAGGTGCAGCACCTTTCCGGCGGCGAGTTCCAGCGGGCGCTGATGGCGCGTGCCATTGCCCGCAAGCCCGATCTGCTCGTGCTGGATGAACCGGTGCAGGGTGTCGATTTCTCCGGCGAGATCGCGCTTTACGATCTCATCAAGCAGATCCGTAATTCCACCGGCTGCGGCATCCTCTTGATCTCGCATGATCTCCATGTCGTCATGGCCGAGACCGATACCGTGATCTGCCTCAACGGCCATGTCTGCTGCCGTGGCACGCCGGAGACGGTCAGCCAGAGCCCGGAATATGTGCGCCTCTTCGGCAGCCGCGCGGCAAAGACGCTCGCCGTTTACAGCCACCACCACGACCACACGCATCTGCCGGACGGCCGCGTGCTGCATTCGGATGGTTCGGTGACGGATCATTGCCATCCGGACGACGGCCATCACCACGATCACGACCACTCGGATCATGACCACCACCATCATGCGGGAGATCGCCATGCTTGA
- a CDS encoding GNAT family protein, translating into MAPDIVIEPIAVRHIESYHQALDVVARERRYLTFLEAPPLEDTRKFVLDMIENRHPQFVAVKDGGVIGWCDIRRHFFPSHAHRGSLGMGIVPAHRGQGLGLRLMETTLKQAREYDIIRVELSVHADNARAIRLYEKAGFVSEGVSKDAVHIDGRYLDVVNMALIFSLT; encoded by the coding sequence ATGGCGCCCGATATCGTCATCGAACCGATCGCCGTCCGGCACATCGAGAGCTATCACCAGGCTCTCGACGTTGTTGCGCGTGAACGCAGGTATCTCACCTTCCTTGAGGCCCCGCCGCTCGAAGACACACGGAAATTCGTTCTCGACATGATCGAGAACAGGCATCCGCAATTTGTCGCAGTAAAGGACGGCGGGGTGATCGGCTGGTGCGATATCCGCCGGCATTTCTTTCCGTCGCATGCGCACCGGGGATCGCTCGGCATGGGCATCGTCCCTGCCCATCGCGGACAGGGCCTCGGCTTGCGTCTCATGGAGACGACGCTGAAGCAGGCAAGGGAATACGACATTATACGGGTTGAGCTCAGCGTCCATGCCGACAATGCCCGCGCAATCCGCCTTTACGAGAAGGCCGGCTTCGTCAGCGAGGGCGTGAGCAAGGACGCCGTTCATATCGACGGCCGCTATCTCGACGTCGTCAACATGGCTTTGATCTTCAGCCTGACTTGA
- a CDS encoding glutathione S-transferase family protein: MTITITAFERSPDGGKGLARDMRVRWAFEEVGEPYEVRLLSFKAMKEPAHLALHPFGQIPTYEEGDLTLFESGAIVFHIAERHAALLPDDANARARAITWMFAALNTMEPTIVDREVARLLEGDETWYEQRLSVVEERIRKRLSELSDRLGDADWLDGEFSAGDLLMVSVLLRLKGSGILDEYPSLSAYVARGEARPAYKRAFDAQLAVFIAASTG, translated from the coding sequence ATGACTATCACTATTACCGCCTTTGAACGGTCGCCCGATGGCGGCAAAGGTCTGGCGCGTGACATGCGCGTTCGCTGGGCGTTCGAAGAGGTTGGCGAGCCTTACGAAGTTCGTCTTCTTTCGTTTAAAGCAATGAAGGAACCCGCGCATCTCGCGCTTCATCCTTTCGGGCAGATTCCGACCTATGAAGAAGGCGATCTCACCCTGTTTGAGTCGGGGGCAATCGTGTTCCATATCGCGGAGCGCCATGCGGCCCTGCTGCCGGACGATGCGAATGCCCGGGCGCGCGCGATCACATGGATGTTTGCCGCGCTCAACACGATGGAGCCGACGATCGTCGATCGCGAAGTCGCTAGGCTCTTGGAGGGCGACGAGACTTGGTACGAGCAGCGCCTGTCTGTCGTCGAGGAACGCATCCGTAAGCGGCTGAGCGAACTTTCCGATCGCCTTGGCGATGCCGACTGGCTAGACGGCGAGTTCAGCGCCGGCGACCTTCTGATGGTGTCGGTGCTGCTCAGGCTGAAAGGATCGGGCATACTGGACGAATATCCGAGCCTCTCCGCCTATGTCGCCCGCGGTGAAGCGCGGCCCGCATACAAGCGTGCTTTCGACGCTCAGTTGGCGGTTTTCATCGCCGCATCGACCGGCTGA
- the znuB gene encoding zinc ABC transporter permease subunit ZnuB: protein MLDDFFVRAILAGVGLALTTGPLGCFIIWRRMAYFGDTIAHSALLGVALSLLFEFNLTLAVFAVAATVSILLLFLQKRQALSADALLGILSHATLAIGLVMVAFMSWVRIDLIAFLFGDILAVSKTDIALIWGGGLFVVAAIAWLWRPLLASTVNPELAEAEGLQPERARLLFMLLMAVVIAIAMKIVGIMLITSLLIIPAAAARRFSSTPEVMAVLASLIGAAAVVGGLFGSLTYDTPSGPSIVVAALILFVLSLLPRLGRKEPQGQGS, encoded by the coding sequence ATGCTTGACGATTTCTTCGTCCGCGCGATCCTTGCCGGTGTCGGTCTGGCGCTCACCACCGGGCCGCTTGGCTGCTTCATCATCTGGCGGCGCATGGCCTATTTCGGCGATACGATCGCTCATTCCGCGCTGCTCGGCGTCGCGCTGTCGCTGCTCTTTGAATTCAACCTGACGCTTGCCGTCTTCGCCGTTGCGGCGACGGTTTCGATCCTGCTGCTCTTCCTGCAAAAGCGGCAGGCGCTGTCAGCCGATGCGCTGCTCGGCATCTTGTCGCACGCGACGCTGGCGATCGGGCTCGTCATGGTCGCCTTCATGAGCTGGGTACGCATCGACCTCATCGCCTTCCTCTTCGGCGATATCCTCGCCGTCTCGAAAACCGACATCGCGTTGATCTGGGGTGGCGGCCTCTTTGTCGTCGCCGCGATCGCCTGGCTGTGGCGTCCGCTGTTGGCATCGACCGTCAACCCCGAGCTTGCCGAGGCCGAGGGGCTGCAGCCTGAGCGGGCGCGGCTCCTTTTCATGCTCTTGATGGCGGTCGTCATCGCCATCGCCATGAAGATCGTCGGCATTATGCTGATCACGTCGCTGCTGATCATCCCGGCGGCCGCGGCCCGCCGCTTCTCGTCGACACCGGAGGTCATGGCCGTTCTCGCATCGCTGATCGGTGCTGCCGCCGTCGTCGGCGGCCTATTCGGGTCGCTCACCTACGACACGCCGTCAGGCCCTTCGATCGTGGTTGCCGCACTCATTCTCTTCGTCCTCAGCCTGCTGCCGCGGCTGGGGCGCAAGGAACCGCAAGGACAAGGCTCATGA
- a CDS encoding gamma carbonic anhydrase family protein encodes MPVYALGGLSPKLPPSGLYWIAPDAHVIGQTELGEGVGIWFGAVLRGDNEPVTVGNNTNIQEGAMLHTDPGFPVTIGEGCTIGHHAIVHGCTIGDNSLIGMGATVLNGAKIGNNCLVGANALVTEGKEFPDASLIVGSPARAIRTLDEKAIDGLRRSAEIYVANWQRFARDLKRID; translated from the coding sequence ATGCCCGTTTACGCGCTTGGGGGACTGTCGCCGAAACTGCCGCCGAGCGGGCTCTACTGGATTGCGCCGGACGCGCATGTAATCGGGCAGACGGAGCTTGGCGAAGGCGTCGGCATCTGGTTCGGCGCCGTGCTTCGCGGCGACAACGAGCCTGTCACCGTCGGCAACAACACCAATATCCAGGAAGGCGCGATGCTACACACCGATCCGGGCTTTCCGGTGACGATCGGCGAAGGCTGCACCATCGGTCATCACGCGATCGTCCACGGCTGCACGATCGGCGACAATTCGCTGATCGGTATGGGCGCAACCGTCTTGAACGGCGCAAAGATCGGCAACAACTGCCTTGTCGGCGCCAATGCCCTGGTGACGGAAGGCAAGGAATTTCCGGACGCTTCACTGATCGTCGGTTCGCCTGCCCGCGCCATACGGACGCTCGATGAAAAGGCGATCGACGGGCTTAGGCGCTCGGCGGAAATATATGTCGCCAACTGGCAGCGTTTCGCCCGCGACTTGAAGCGGATCGACTAA
- a CDS encoding adenylate/guanylate cyclase domain-containing protein gives MSFSRSRICKGCWQQMHLPVPLRGPASIPFRAFGIRPSRMNPNTCTICELMFTRVMKARKITVDVSVLFADLRGYTTLSQSLSADTVSSLLDDFYDECATAIWQYDGLLNKTVGDAIMAIFNFPIHHQDHAERAVLAAREIQRRCQLRRERHMAEGAGLDGSELGIGIGIDTGEASFGEFGRSHRDLTAIGTVVNTAARAQSVADAGRILVTKAVCERAQSQTADSKGRAYRLKGFEKPIELYSI, from the coding sequence ATGTCGTTTTCTCGATCCAGGATTTGCAAGGGCTGCTGGCAGCAGATGCACCTCCCGGTGCCTCTGCGCGGACCGGCTTCCATTCCCTTCCGCGCCTTCGGCATCCGCCCGAGCCGGATGAATCCGAACACCTGCACGATTTGCGAACTCATGTTCACACGCGTGATGAAAGCCCGCAAGATCACTGTTGATGTATCCGTGCTTTTTGCGGATCTGAGAGGCTATACGACGCTTTCGCAGTCGCTTTCGGCAGATACTGTCTCGTCGCTGCTGGATGATTTCTACGATGAATGTGCCACAGCCATTTGGCAATACGACGGCCTTCTCAACAAGACGGTCGGGGACGCCATCATGGCAATATTCAACTTTCCGATCCACCACCAGGACCACGCCGAACGTGCTGTGCTCGCTGCACGGGAGATTCAGCGCCGCTGCCAGTTGCGTCGTGAACGTCACATGGCTGAGGGTGCCGGGCTGGACGGAAGTGAACTCGGCATTGGCATCGGCATCGACACCGGCGAGGCCAGCTTCGGAGAGTTCGGCCGATCGCATCGCGACCTGACTGCGATTGGAACGGTTGTGAATACTGCCGCTCGCGCGCAGTCAGTCGCTGACGCAGGGCGGATTCTCGTCACCAAGGCCGTTTGTGAGCGGGCGCAGAGCCAAACGGCCGACAGCAAAGGTCGGGCATACCGCCTGAAGGGCTTTGAGAAGCCGATTGAGCTTTACTCGATCTGA
- a CDS encoding DUF4440 domain-containing protein — protein sequence MEASVRKLFERYERCFKQSLGSDIDMDEVASLYASDFIAASPAGVMTGKNDDQLKQVMAQGYAHYRAIGTKEMRIRNVRLSPIDEHHCVAHVAWRATYVRKDQSDVAIEFDVHYFVQELDGEPKVFGWVSGDEQALLRKHGII from the coding sequence ATGGAGGCCAGCGTAAGGAAGCTTTTCGAGCGATACGAACGCTGTTTCAAGCAGTCCCTCGGCAGCGACATAGACATGGATGAGGTCGCATCTTTGTATGCATCCGACTTCATAGCTGCCTCGCCCGCTGGGGTGATGACTGGAAAGAACGACGATCAACTCAAGCAAGTCATGGCGCAAGGTTATGCGCACTATCGGGCGATAGGGACGAAGGAGATGCGGATACGCAATGTCCGCCTCTCGCCCATAGATGAACATCATTGCGTGGCCCATGTCGCTTGGAGGGCAACCTATGTCCGCAAGGATCAATCGGACGTAGCGATAGAATTTGATGTTCACTACTTCGTCCAAGAGCTGGACGGGGAACCGAAAGTTTTCGGCTGGGTGTCAGGCGACGAGCAGGCGCTTTTAAGGAAGCACGGCATCATCTGA
- a CDS encoding Fur family transcriptional regulator has translation MNAPQLTKNQALVFDVLEKADGPLSAYTILDKLRDHGFRAPLQVYRALEKLLEYGVVHRLESINSFVVCAHPNENCHSHGTVAFAICESCGHVMEFHDHEVDHRLMDWTRGKKFKAEKTTIEIRGLCETCAA, from the coding sequence ATGAACGCACCGCAACTGACCAAGAACCAGGCGCTGGTCTTCGACGTGCTGGAAAAGGCCGACGGCCCGCTCAGCGCCTATACGATCCTCGACAAGCTGCGCGACCACGGGTTCCGCGCGCCGCTGCAGGTCTACCGTGCGTTGGAGAAGCTGCTCGAATATGGCGTCGTGCATCGCCTGGAGAGTATCAATTCCTTCGTCGTCTGCGCCCATCCGAACGAGAATTGCCACAGCCACGGCACCGTTGCCTTCGCGATTTGCGAAAGCTGCGGCCATGTCATGGAGTTCCACGATCACGAGGTCGATCACCGGCTGATGGACTGGACGCGCGGCAAGAAGTTCAAGGCGGAGAAGACGACGATCGAAATCCGCGGTCTTTGCGAGACCTGCGCCGCCTAG
- a CDS encoding RcnB family protein: MKKIFTTLLSVSFLIAPIAFASEASAAEHRRPVVIEKKVVVHKYRWTKGHRMTAAERRHMAEVRDYRRYRLSAPPRGYRWVRVDNEFLLIGVTSGIVSSIIAAR, translated from the coding sequence ATGAAAAAGATATTCACAACCCTGCTTTCCGTTTCCTTCCTGATTGCGCCGATTGCTTTCGCATCAGAGGCAAGTGCTGCCGAGCACCGCCGTCCGGTCGTTATCGAAAAGAAGGTCGTGGTCCACAAATACCGCTGGACGAAGGGTCATCGCATGACTGCTGCCGAACGCCGCCACATGGCCGAAGTCCGCGACTACCGCCGCTACCGCCTGTCGGCGCCGCCGCGCGGCTATCGCTGGGTCAGGGTCGACAACGAGTTCCTGCTGATCGGCGTCACGAGCGGGATTGTCTCGAGCATCATCGCTGCCCGCTGA